AATGGGAACTGTGgaagaactacaaaaaatatacaaaattaataCCTAGGCATCCAAACAAATATATAACATACCATCTATGTGCTTGCGTGCATAACAAAATAAGTGCATAATCATTTACCTCAGAGACTCGGAACAAAAGGCTACAGCTTGTACAAGTACTTCCATTTGATAATAGATAGATTAACTTCCACCTTCAATATGCAATCCTGCCGATCCACCGTCTCTTCCCCTTAAAGACTGTCCCAAACTAAATCATAATTCAAATTCATCTTCAACCTTCAAAGTTTCTGCAGCAGCTTCCTCCTCTTCATCATCGATTGCAAAGTAAGGATTGTGCACTTTAGGCCTAAAATTGTACCCGGTGAATACATAGAAAGCAAGAGTAGCCAATTCAGCCGCAACCACACTCACCCATTGATACCGATACGACGTAATAATCTCCAAAGCATAAACCGCGACACGCGTGAAGTAAATGTAACATATCACAACAATGTAGTACTGCCGAAAAAGGGTTAACTTGTTCAAATTCACTGCTGCCTTCCCATCCATTCTCGCTGCTTCCCGCAAATTCTTAATGGACCAAACAATGGGAAATAACACAGCACAACAACATACAACATCCACAACCAAGAACAGCTGCTTCCAAGAATCCGAACCCTGCCCATATGGACCCGTTTCATCAATCACCACTTGAGCTACATTTGCGACCACTTGGAGAGGAATGACAATCATCAAAACCTTCTTCTCCTTGTCTTGCAAAAAAGGTTTCAAGAAGGACCAACCAGTCCCAATCAAAACAATCAATGTGAACAACGTAATACCCTTCAAGAAGCTAAACATATAGAACAGGACATCCCAACCATGAGCACTACCAGTTCTCTTAATGTACTTCTTATCCTCTGCCTCGCATAGAAGATTCAAAGCCTTCAACACAACCACCGCAAGCATGAAGAAGTGTATACGGAACACACTCAATGTCAATCTGTTCTTATAAAGCAGATAAACCCAAATGCCCCCAATCGAGAAATACACCAAGAAGAACAAGAAATAAACTTTCGGGAGAACAGCTTTACCGGCGGATAAATAATCACGGGGACCAGAGCTGCCTTCGAGATTGTACATTGAAGACCGAACATCCATCGAGAGCCGAAGATTGGGGATGCAATTCGCGAACAATAGAGTGAACAGATTGGCATCGGAAACCCTAGTTTCGGCGTCGACGCTTCTGGAGTCTCCGAGGTTGTCGAAGATGTAGACGCGCTTGACGAGTTTGGAGTCGATAACGCAGGAGACGTCGCCGTCCTGGATCTGCTGGAGGACGTGGTACCAGGCGTCGCGCGTGCAGAGGAGGAACCCGAGCCGGGAGAGGTCGGGTTTGGAGTTGGGGTTCGGGTCGGAGACAGAGAGGGAGATGTCGGAGACGTTGAGCTCGAGGCGGCCGGAGTGGGTGAACCCGAACTCGTCGAAGGGGATGGTGGAGCGGGCGTCGGATCGGATCTCCGAGAAGCGGATCTCGGCGACGGTGGTGGTGAGGAAGTGAGATGAGAAAACAAGCAGAGTGAGGAAGACGAAGGCCATTGTTCacagacctctctctctctctctctctctctctctggatttGAACTGTGAATTTTCAGACTACAGAGTCCACCGACAGGCGACAAGGGCTGGTTATGGCTGTAGGATTTTAGTTTTTACTTGAAAAGAAATCGGCTGGATCGCCGTGATAATTTACATAATGCTTACGTGTGCCAAGTCGGCACAAGGAATTGGCGAATGCATTGGTGCGACCAGTACACGTCATAAGG
The Malania oleifera isolate guangnan ecotype guangnan chromosome 13, ASM2987363v1, whole genome shotgun sequence DNA segment above includes these coding regions:
- the LOC131146057 gene encoding protein CANDIDATE G-PROTEIN COUPLED RECEPTOR 7-like, with the translated sequence MAFVFLTLLVFSSHFLTTTVAEIRFSEIRSDARSTIPFDEFGFTHSGRLELNVSDISLSVSDPNPNSKPDLSRLGFLLCTRDAWYHVLQQIQDGDVSCVIDSKLVKRVYIFDNLGDSRSVDAETRVSDANLFTLLFANCIPNLRLSMDVRSSMYNLEGSSGPRDYLSAGKAVLPKVYFLFFLVYFSIGGIWVYLLYKNRLTLSVFRIHFFMLAVVVLKALNLLCEAEDKKYIKRTGSAHGWDVLFYMFSFLKGITLFTLIVLIGTGWSFLKPFLQDKEKKVLMIVIPLQVVANVAQVVIDETGPYGQGSDSWKQLFLVVDVVCCCAVLFPIVWSIKNLREAARMDGKAAVNLNKLTLFRQYYIVVICYIYFTRVAVYALEIITSYRYQWVSVVAAELATLAFYVFTGYNFRPKVHNPYFAIDDEEEEAAAETLKVEDEFEL